CATGCGGTGGGAGCTGCGGCTCTTTTTTGCCTCCGCGTTTCTGATTCTGCGTCTTCGACATGCCCAGCTCCTCTTCAAGCATCACGAGCGCCTGCGCTTCGTCTATCGACGAGGCGAGCGCCAGCTCTTCACGCAGTTCGTCGAGCTCTTCTTCCACCTTCCGCACGAGCGACGATGCGCGTTCCTGCGCCGACGTTATTTTCTTGTATTTCGCGAAATACGCAGCCGAGTTCTGAGACGGCGAGAGGCGCGGATCAAGCGGCACTTTGCGTGAAATCTCGTTCCCGGCGTCGTCGTAGCCTGCCAGCTCCGCCTCCGCAGCGCCGTGTTTTATATTCCACATGTTGGCGACTATCAGCTCGCCCCAAAGCTTGAAGCGCGCAGGGCTCCCGTCCGTTAGCAGGTTTCTGATGTCTCCGAGCTGCCGTTCGCGTCGAGTGATTTCTTTTTCGATGTGTTTGACTATATTTTTGCGGCGGCTTTCGATCGAGCCGTCCTTCATTGGCGCGAGCGCGATGAGCGCGTACGTGGAGCCGTCGGGCAGTTTTTCAGCGTCGGGCAGAAGTCCCGGAAGCGCCGTAACATATTTTCCTATCCTCTGCGGCGTCATAGGCGCGCCGGAATCGCAGTAAAGCCCGCGAAGATATTCGGCGGCGAGCGCGGCTGGGTAAGCGGCGAGCAGTTTCAGCAGCGGCCTGCCGACGCCTGCGACCTTCATCAGCGTATCCCTGCGCGGCTCCGCGAGCCATTCCTCGAGCGGCGTTCCTCCGAAGAGCGGCGGCATGTGGTAAGGTACGCCCGGGAGGACGGTCCTGAAGCTGTTGTCAGCGGGATGTACGTGCTTCGCGGTTTCTATGATCGTCCCGTTCTCGTCGGTGATGACGAGATTGCTGAAGCGCTCCATTATCTCGAGCACTAGCCGCCTCTCGGTGGAGAAGCCGGCCCCTATCGTTTTCCTGAATGTGAATTCCAGTATTCTGTCACGGTGGAGCTGCGCGACGGAGACGAGCTGCGCTCCGGTCAGATGGCTTTTCACGGCGTTAGCTATCGGCGGGGTCTGGCGCGCGGCTGCGAGCAGAGACTTCTTGTCGCCTGCGCTGATGACCGCGGCTCCGCAGTTCTGCGCGCCCCACGAGAGCAGCAGCTCAGCGCCGCCGGCGAGCGAGATTATGACGGCGCTGCCTCCGCCGTCGACGCGCTGCGCCCGTCTTCCGGCGAGCGCGGAAAGCTCACGGCTCCAGCTCCATATAAGTTCGGGACCGAAGGACAAGGCTATACCTCCTAACGTAATTTCTCGCCGAGATTATACACCATCGGGGTTTTACTGTAGTCAACTTAACAGACATGTATAGGTTGACATAATCAATGCCTCATGTCATACTTCATTTGTAAAGACGTTGACATAGGAGGCGGGCGGATGAAAGAAAGGGGAAGCGGCAGCAGGGATATGGCGCTGACAGCGCTTTTCGCGGCGCTGATTGCGGTCGGGGCGTTCATCAGAATTCCCGTGCCCGTGGTGCCTTTTACGCTTCAATTTCTTTTCGCGAACCTCGCCGGACTTCTGCTCGGGCCGAAGAGCGGAGCGTCGGCGGCGGGACTTTACATGGCTGCCGGGCTGATAGGGCTGCCTGTGTTCACAGGCGGCGGCGGTCCGTGGTACGTGATGAATCCGACGTTCGGCTACATCGTAGGCTTCGCGGCCGGCGCGTGGATCGCAGGCAAAATTGCGTGGTCGCGCGAAAAAAAGAGCTTTGCTCTGCTTCTCTGCGCGAGCTTCGCAAATATCGCCGTCGTGTATCTCTTCGGCGTCGTCTATTATTGGTTCGCGGCATCGTACTTTGCAGGCTCGCCGGTGGCCGTCTTGACGCTTCTGCTGTACTGCGTGGTTTTGGCTGCGCCCGGCGACGTCGCGCTCTGCTTCGTATCGGCGGCTATCGCCGTAAAAGTCATACCACGCATCGGAGGCGGAAAACATTAATGAAAATCGGCGAATTAAAAGAAAAAATTTTTTCCGGAGAAAGCATAACGAGGGCAGAGGCCCTTTCGCTTGAGAATGCGGATATAGAAGAGCTTTCAAGCGCCGCCGACGATATACGCAGGCGGTTTTCGGGAAGCGGCTTCGACGCCTGCACGATAATCAACGCGAAAAGC
The window above is part of the Cloacibacillus sp. An23 genome. Proteins encoded here:
- a CDS encoding NFACT family protein; translated protein: MSFGPELIWSWSRELSALAGRRAQRVDGGGSAVIISLAGGAELLLSWGAQNCGAAVISAGDKKSLLAAARQTPPIANAVKSHLTGAQLVSVAQLHRDRILEFTFRKTIGAGFSTERRLVLEIMERFSNLVITDENGTIIETAKHVHPADNSFRTVLPGVPYHMPPLFGGTPLEEWLAEPRRDTLMKVAGVGRPLLKLLAAYPAALAAEYLRGLYCDSGAPMTPQRIGKYVTALPGLLPDAEKLPDGSTYALIALAPMKDGSIESRRKNIVKHIEKEITRRERQLGDIRNLLTDGSPARFKLWGELIVANMWNIKHGAAEAELAGYDDAGNEISRKVPLDPRLSPSQNSAAYFAKYKKITSAQERASSLVRKVEEELDELREELALASSIDEAQALVMLEEELGMSKTQNQKRGGKKEPQLPPHVRFEFEKAIVCAGLSAKGNRWLTFRFASPDDWWFHAQGVPGAHVVLRAADTLTSEEFGELAAFCASLAVFYSKAKNEPRHRVDYTRRKYVSPIRGGEANVTYKEFSSITGEPSLWSEKAPKRD
- a CDS encoding biotin transporter BioY; protein product: MKERGSGSRDMALTALFAALIAVGAFIRIPVPVVPFTLQFLFANLAGLLLGPKSGASAAGLYMAAGLIGLPVFTGGGGPWYVMNPTFGYIVGFAAGAWIAGKIAWSREKKSFALLLCASFANIAVVYLFGVVYYWFAASYFAGSPVAVLTLLLYCVVLAAPGDVALCFVSAAIAVKVIPRIGGGKH